A stretch of Spodoptera frugiperda isolate SF20-4 chromosome 6, AGI-APGP_CSIRO_Sfru_2.0, whole genome shotgun sequence DNA encodes these proteins:
- the LOC118267929 gene encoding uncharacterized protein LOC118267929 — MCSTYKLVFLLCIAVSIRTVYSAVALQLPEEKPKEMAHLEGCYIPALNRVLPYDKPFSPQNGETCVQFQCRKDNITSIFSCGTLHVGDSGCAIVPGDKYLPYPECCDRGVCNTINHKSIVT; from the exons ATGTGTTCTACGTATAAGTTGGTATTTCTTTTGTGTATCGCCGTGTCTATACGGACTGTGTACAGTGCAGTTGCCTTACAATTACCTGAAGAAAAACCTAAGGAAATGG CTCATCTTGAAGGGTGCTATATTCCTGCCTTGAATCGAGTCCTGCCATACGACAAGCCATTTTCACCACAAAACGGAGAGACTTGTGTTCAGTTTCAGTGCCGAAAAGACAACATTACGTCcatttttag TTGCGGCACTCTTCACGTGGGCGATAGTGGTTGTGCTATAGTGCCTGGTGATAAATACCTGCCCTACCCAGAGTGCTGCGATCGAGGCGTCTGTAATACTATTAACCACAAATCCATTGTTACTTAG
- the LOC126910729 gene encoding uncharacterized protein LOC126910729 isoform X2, translating to MWKIVTLSAFLIVAQAADIKDIYGDWIQAAFYPVATYVPICIHFNFAEIPDGPHCTYSDGSNATIVGVTMMSDKGEYLHQGPMAMLVVNTQAEIMPALNLTVTCAGINIRESGVVRVINKDYFLLYSVIPQPMSYTQSETEPNQAYLFGRKVVSAEDLTKVMLSIEELKGRRGAQMCATENYGGFEKNEA from the coding sequence ATGTGGAAGATTGTGACATTGTCGGCCTTCCTCATCGTCGCGCAGGCGGCTGACATCAAGGACATCTACGGGGACTGGATCCAAGCAGCATTCTACCCAGTTGCTACCTACGTTCCTATTTGCATACATTTCAATTTCGCTGAGATTCCAGACGGGCCTCATTGCACCTACTCCGATGGAAGCAACGCCACGATAGTTGGAGTTACCATGATGTCTGATAAAGGAGAATATCTCCATCAAGGTCCGATGGCAATGTTAGTCGTCAACACTCAAGCCGAGATAATGCCAGCCTTGAATTTGACCGTCACTTGCGCCGGTATCAATATCCGTGAAAGCGGCGTCGTAAGGGTAATAAACAAGGATTACTTTTTACTTTACTCTGTAATCCCTCAACCCATGAGTTATACTCAATCGGAGACGGAGCCAAATCAAGCGTATCTCTTCGGAAGGAAAGTGGTGTCTGCAGAAGATCTGACGAAAGTGATGCTCAGTATTGAGGAGTTGAAAGGAAGAAGAG
- the LOC126910729 gene encoding uncharacterized protein LOC126910729 isoform X1 — MWKIVTLSAFLIVAQAADIKDIYGDWIQAAFYPVATYVPICIHFNFAEIPDGPHCTYSDGSNATIVGVTMMSDKGEYLHQGPMAMLVVNTQAEIMPALNLTVTCAGINIRESGVVRVINKDYFLLYSVIPQPMSYTQSETEPNQAYLFGRKVVSAEDLTKVMLSIEELKGRRGAQMCATENYGGFEKNKA; from the coding sequence ATGTGGAAGATTGTGACATTGTCGGCCTTCCTCATCGTCGCGCAGGCGGCTGACATCAAGGACATCTACGGGGACTGGATCCAAGCAGCATTCTACCCAGTTGCTACCTACGTTCCTATTTGCATACATTTCAATTTCGCTGAGATTCCAGACGGGCCTCATTGCACCTACTCCGATGGAAGCAACGCCACGATAGTTGGAGTTACCATGATGTCTGATAAAGGAGAATATCTCCATCAAGGTCCGATGGCAATGTTAGTCGTCAACACTCAAGCCGAGATAATGCCAGCCTTGAATTTGACCGTCACTTGCGCCGGTATCAATATCCGTGAAAGCGGCGTCGTAAGGGTAATAAACAAGGATTACTTTTTACTTTACTCTGTAATCCCTCAACCCATGAGTTATACTCAATCGGAGACGGAGCCAAATCAAGCGTATCTCTTCGGAAGGAAAGTGGTGTCTGCAGAAGATCTGACGAAAGTGATGCTCAGTATTGAGGAGTTGAAAGGAAGAAGAGGTGCTCAAATGTGTGCTACAGAGAATTATGGTGGATTCGAAAAGAATAAggcttaa
- the LOC126910732 gene encoding uncharacterized protein LOC126910732, with protein MWKIVTLSAFLIVAQAADIKDIYGDWVQAAFYGVGPSDRICLHFHFAELPDGPHCTYSDGSNATILSVGIGLKAGVYFPDRDPMALLAVDTPAEVMPALNLTAKCGDVVLRNNDVVRIVNKDYFILYRSNSYITSFTQLEMEPNQAYLLGRKVVSSAELGKVMLSIEELKGRRGVQLCYT; from the coding sequence ATGTGGAAGATTGTGACATTGTCGGCCTTCCTCATCGTCGCGCAGGCGGCTGACATCAAGGACATCTACGGGGACTGGGTCCAAGCAGCATTCTACGGCGTTGGTCCCAGCGATCGTATTTGCTTACATTTCCATTTCGCTGAGCTTCCAGACGGGCCTCACTGCACCTACTCCGATGGAAGCAATGCTACAATATTAAGTGTTGGTATTGGTTTGAAAGCAGGGGTGTACTTTCCGGATCGAGATCCTATGGCATTGCTAGCCGTCGACACTCCAGCTGAGGTGATGCCAGCTTTAAATTTGACTGCCAAGTGTGGTGATGTCGTTCTCCGTAATAATGATGTCGTAAGGATTGTAAACAAGGATTACTTTATACTTTACCGCTCAAACTCTTATATCACTAGTTTTACTCAATTGGAGATGGAACCAAATCAAGCGTATCTCTTAGGAAGGAAAGTGGTATCGTCAGCTGAGCTGGGGAAAGTGATGCTCAGCATTGAGGAGTTGAAAGGAAGAAGAGGTGTTCAACTGTGTTATACATAG